One Dokdonia sp. Dokd-P16 genomic window carries:
- a CDS encoding tyrosine-protein phosphatase, translated as MFGIFNKKKSFLDIWSGTPEMHCHVLPGIDDGAKTIAKSEELLKKYKSLGCDKVIATPHTMGGMYDNTPTTIFNAFESIENTQGIDLSYSSEYMLDEVFTTYLEKKELIPLIDNFVLVEMSFFQPPENLFKQIFKIGSQGYTPILAHPERYAFYHKRPEIYRDFKKKGCLLQLNGLSLSNHYGESVQKVAYDLLKNNLFDFIGLDTHRIDHLEKIEKMQISAKYSSALEDICLSTTKTFR; from the coding sequence ATGTTTGGAATTTTTAACAAAAAGAAATCATTCCTAGATATTTGGTCAGGTACACCAGAGATGCACTGTCATGTATTACCGGGAATCGATGATGGAGCTAAAACTATAGCCAAAAGCGAGGAACTTTTAAAAAAATATAAGAGTTTAGGTTGTGATAAGGTTATTGCTACTCCACATACTATGGGGGGTATGTATGATAATACACCTACAACCATTTTCAATGCGTTTGAAAGCATTGAAAACACACAGGGCATTGATTTATCATACTCTTCTGAGTATATGCTGGATGAAGTATTTACTACCTATTTGGAAAAAAAAGAGCTTATACCTCTAATCGATAATTTTGTACTAGTGGAAATGTCTTTTTTTCAACCACCAGAAAATCTTTTTAAACAAATTTTTAAAATTGGTTCTCAGGGATATACACCTATTCTAGCACATCCCGAGCGTTATGCATTTTATCACAAGCGCCCCGAAATTTATAGAGACTTCAAAAAGAAAGGATGTCTCCTTCAACTCAATGGACTTTCCTTGTCAAATCACTATGGTGAATCTGTACAAAAGGTAGCTTATGACTTATTAAAAAATAACCTTTTTGACTTTATAGGTTTAGATACGCATAGAATTGATCATCTTGAGAAAATTGAAAAGATGCAAATTTCTGCCAAGTATAGTTCAGCATTAGAAGATATATGCTTGAGCACAACAAAGACATTT
- a CDS encoding capsule assembly Wzi family protein, protein MIKKLISVLLHIFIFTSSITAQEILNFSGSLGSIGFISSDRLPFWSFTNSQGFLSESSSYGVSAFAKADYSISNTHILTLGTGAFISDGFDNNIRRSDLYLEYKNQWIQLTAGAKQLTPETYNLSTINNNILQTGNARPLPGIIISNTKPIKLSEKFSLDAALAHYNLNDDRSTKNAQIHYKMIRANWAINESSSLLVALRHYVQWGGRLSDGTKLPSDLKAFGRVFIGANGGDIDNPNEAINALGNHLGSYSVDYKRTLNSGILALYHQSLFDDRSGRELNNFPDGVWGVNYLPRGSIMIKSILYEYIQTVSQSGAPRPTEGSGQQSGGDNYFSNSIYRSGWTYEGAVIGLPFLNPFGNATAPSNNRMIGHHLGIAGSIGKIDYAIKGSYIQNLGTYTSPIKPRQQALYSHATFSYDTNILGIINLYVGADYINDFSNATSIGIGYKYNLE, encoded by the coding sequence ATGATTAAAAAGTTGATAAGTGTATTACTTCACATTTTTATTTTCACTTCCAGTATCACTGCGCAAGAAATATTAAATTTTTCTGGTTCTCTTGGCTCTATAGGCTTTATATCTAGTGATAGACTTCCTTTTTGGAGTTTTACTAATAGTCAAGGTTTCTTAAGTGAGTCAAGTAGTTATGGGGTTTCCGCTTTCGCGAAAGCGGACTATAGCATTTCAAATACTCATATACTCACTCTAGGTACAGGTGCTTTTATATCTGACGGATTTGATAATAATATAAGGAGAAGTGATTTGTATTTGGAATATAAAAATCAATGGATTCAATTGACTGCAGGTGCAAAACAGCTTACTCCAGAGACATACAATCTTTCTACTATAAATAATAACATTTTACAAACTGGAAATGCACGACCACTTCCCGGAATTATAATTTCCAATACGAAACCAATTAAATTATCAGAGAAATTTTCTTTAGATGCAGCGTTAGCTCATTATAATCTGAATGATGATCGCAGTACGAAAAATGCGCAGATTCATTATAAGATGATTAGGGCCAATTGGGCTATAAATGAATCAAGTTCACTATTAGTAGCGTTAAGACATTATGTTCAATGGGGAGGTAGGCTTTCTGACGGAACTAAGCTTCCTAGTGACTTAAAAGCATTTGGTAGAGTTTTCATAGGAGCCAATGGTGGTGATATAGATAACCCTAACGAGGCTATAAATGCATTAGGAAATCATTTAGGCAGTTATAGTGTTGACTATAAAAGAACACTTAACAGTGGAATATTAGCGCTCTATCATCAATCATTGTTTGATGATAGATCCGGAAGGGAATTAAATAATTTTCCTGATGGTGTTTGGGGTGTAAACTATCTCCCTAGAGGAAGTATAATGATTAAGTCTATCTTATATGAATATATACAGACCGTATCACAAAGTGGAGCACCTAGGCCTACTGAAGGTAGTGGCCAACAAAGTGGTGGTGATAATTACTTTAGCAATAGTATATATAGATCAGGATGGACATATGAAGGGGCTGTTATAGGACTTCCCTTTCTTAATCCTTTTGGTAATGCAACGGCGCCAAGCAATAACAGAATGATAGGTCATCATCTAGGTATAGCGGGATCAATAGGGAAGATAGACTATGCTATTAAGGGATCTTATATTCAGAATCTAGGAACATACACTTCACCTATCAAACCTAGACAACAAGCGCTATATAGTCATGCAACGTTTTCTTATGATACCAATATTCTCGGAATTATCAATCTTTATGTAGGAGCAGATTACATTAACGATTTCTCTAATGCTACGAGTATTGGAATAGGATATAAGTATAACTTAGAGTAA
- a CDS encoding NADH:flavin oxidoreductase/NADH oxidase: protein MSKIYTPLTIRGLELPNRIVVSPMCQYSSVNGMANDWHLVHLGSRAVGGAGLIITEAAAISPEGRITPSDMGIWSDEHIKPLKRITTFIKEQGTAVGIQLAHAGRKASTLPPWEGSKVLNSENGGWHPIAPSAIPFNEEGLIPKELSISEIKDIIKLFVDAALRAVEAGFDVIEIHAAHGYLLNQFLSPLTNKRVDEYGGTFENRVRLLLEVTEEIRLVIPDAMALFVRISATEWAEGGHTIKDSLKISQLLKDSGADLIDCSTGGVVKNQEIPVEKNYQVPFSEEIKKKINIATGAVGLIDNAIQADEILTNDQADLIFIGREMLRNPYFGLLSPELGGKKIAWPNQYQRGEPRK, encoded by the coding sequence ATGTCTAAAATATATACACCATTAACAATAAGAGGCTTAGAATTACCTAATAGAATTGTAGTTTCTCCCATGTGCCAGTATAGTTCGGTTAACGGAATGGCAAATGATTGGCACCTTGTTCATTTAGGTTCTAGAGCCGTTGGAGGAGCTGGGCTTATTATTACTGAGGCTGCTGCAATTTCTCCGGAAGGAAGGATTACACCTTCAGATATGGGGATTTGGTCAGATGAGCATATTAAGCCTCTTAAACGGATTACAACATTTATTAAGGAACAAGGAACAGCAGTGGGAATTCAGCTAGCTCATGCTGGGAGAAAAGCAAGTACCTTACCTCCTTGGGAAGGTAGCAAGGTGCTTAATAGTGAAAATGGAGGATGGCATCCCATAGCACCTTCTGCGATACCTTTTAATGAAGAAGGATTAATACCAAAAGAACTTTCTATAAGTGAAATAAAAGATATTATTAAGTTATTTGTAGATGCAGCTTTGAGAGCTGTTGAAGCAGGTTTTGATGTTATAGAAATTCATGCCGCGCATGGCTATCTTTTAAATCAGTTTTTGTCTCCACTAACCAATAAACGTGTAGACGAATATGGTGGTACTTTTGAAAATCGAGTACGTCTCTTGCTGGAGGTAACAGAGGAAATTCGATTAGTAATCCCTGATGCCATGGCTTTATTTGTACGTATATCTGCTACGGAATGGGCAGAAGGTGGTCATACCATTAAAGATTCCTTAAAAATCTCACAGCTCCTCAAAGATAGCGGAGCAGATTTAATTGATTGTTCGACCGGTGGCGTTGTTAAAAATCAAGAAATTCCAGTAGAAAAGAATTACCAAGTACCATTTTCTGAAGAAATCAAGAAGAAAATAAATATAGCCACGGGTGCAGTAGGCTTAATTGATAACGCCATTCAAGCTGATGAGATTTTAACTAATGACCAGGCAGATTTAATATTTATAGGAAGAGAAATGTTACGAAATCCATATTTCGGATTATTAAGTCCAGAACTGGGAGGGAAGAAGATTGCCTGGCCAAATCAATATCAAAGAGGAGAACCTAGAAAATAA
- the mnmE gene encoding tRNA uridine-5-carboxymethylaminomethyl(34) synthesis GTPase MnmE — MNVQDTIVALASPAGAGAIAVIRVSGAQALEITSPIFKSVSGKVLSEQKTHTIHLGHIMDGERTIDEVLVSLFKGTNSYTGEPTVEISCHGSNYIQQEIIQLLLRSGCRAAQAGEFTLRSFINGKMDLSQAEAVADLIASDNEASHQIAMQQMRGGFSNEIAQLRQELLNFASLIELELDFSEEDVEFADRSQFKELIARITKVLKRLIDSFATGNVIKNGIPVAIVGEPNVGKSTLLNALLNEERAIVSDIAGTTRDTIEDELSIGGIGFRFIDTAGIRETVDVIEGLGIKKTFEKIKQAQVVILLFSANEFLANAATFKTEIEKIKNKFPLKPLVIVANKVDQVAESDIKEISSQIPNLHLLSAKENKGVDELKTKLLEFVNTGALRNDETIVTNSRHYDALLKALEEIEKVQYGLDTDLSGDLMAIDIREALYHFGEITGQVTNDELLGNIFANFCIGK, encoded by the coding sequence ATGAATGTACAAGATACTATAGTAGCTTTAGCAAGTCCAGCAGGTGCTGGTGCAATTGCTGTAATACGCGTTTCTGGAGCTCAAGCCCTAGAAATAACCTCCCCTATTTTTAAATCTGTAAGTGGCAAGGTGTTATCAGAGCAAAAGACACATACCATTCACTTAGGACATATTATGGATGGTGAGCGCACTATAGATGAAGTTCTAGTCTCATTATTTAAAGGCACAAACTCATACACTGGCGAGCCTACTGTTGAAATTTCTTGCCACGGATCAAATTATATTCAACAAGAAATCATACAGTTACTATTAAGGTCAGGCTGTCGTGCTGCGCAAGCAGGAGAGTTCACACTACGTTCATTTATTAATGGTAAAATGGACTTGAGTCAAGCAGAAGCTGTTGCAGATCTTATTGCAAGTGATAACGAAGCTTCTCACCAGATTGCAATGCAACAAATGCGAGGAGGTTTTTCTAATGAAATAGCACAACTACGTCAAGAACTTTTAAACTTTGCATCCCTCATTGAACTAGAGCTAGACTTCTCTGAAGAAGATGTTGAGTTTGCAGACCGTAGCCAGTTTAAAGAGCTCATTGCTCGTATTACTAAAGTACTTAAACGTCTTATAGATTCTTTCGCTACCGGTAATGTTATAAAAAATGGAATCCCCGTAGCTATTGTAGGAGAACCAAACGTGGGTAAATCAACCTTATTAAACGCACTACTTAATGAGGAACGTGCCATTGTATCAGACATCGCTGGTACCACTCGTGATACTATTGAGGATGAACTATCAATAGGTGGCATAGGTTTTAGGTTTATAGACACTGCCGGTATACGAGAAACTGTAGATGTTATTGAAGGCTTAGGAATCAAAAAGACATTTGAAAAAATAAAACAAGCACAAGTTGTAATTCTGTTATTTAGTGCAAATGAATTTCTTGCAAATGCAGCGACGTTTAAAACAGAAATAGAAAAGATCAAGAATAAGTTTCCTTTGAAGCCTCTTGTTATTGTAGCCAATAAAGTGGACCAAGTAGCTGAGAGTGACATTAAAGAAATAAGTAGTCAAATACCTAATCTCCATCTACTTTCGGCCAAAGAAAATAAAGGAGTTGATGAGCTTAAAACTAAACTTTTAGAATTTGTAAATACCGGTGCCCTGCGTAATGATGAAACTATTGTGACTAACAGCCGCCACTATGATGCTTTACTTAAGGCTCTTGAGGAAATAGAAAAAGTACAATACGGTCTAGATACAGACTTATCTGGTGATCTTATGGCTATTGATATTAGAGAAGCGCTCTATCATTTTGGAGAAATTACAGGTCAAGTAACTAATGATGAGTTACTTGGGAACATATTTGCAAACTTCTGTATCGGCAAATAA
- a CDS encoding DUF4870 domain-containing protein, with protein MEIVQQTTFAREDRTLLALTHLSQLLDYITGFGGFIVPLVLWLSNKDRVIDMDEHGKSIANFQISLFIYCILSIPAILLFGLGLVTLLILAVLGFILPIINAIRASNGEEPNYYISIKFFK; from the coding sequence ATGGAAATCGTACAACAAACCACTTTTGCGCGTGAAGACAGAACGCTGCTAGCACTTACTCATCTATCACAACTTCTAGACTATATAACTGGTTTTGGAGGTTTTATAGTACCACTTGTTTTGTGGCTTTCTAATAAAGACCGAGTAATTGACATGGATGAGCATGGAAAATCTATTGCAAATTTTCAGATAAGTCTGTTCATTTATTGCATACTGAGCATACCTGCAATACTATTATTTGGGTTAGGTCTAGTTACTTTATTAATACTTGCAGTGTTAGGCTTTATTTTGCCTATAATTAATGCAATACGAGCTAGTAATGGGGAAGAGCCTAACTATTATATAAGTATAAAATTCTTTAAGTAG
- a CDS encoding DUF3817 domain-containing protein gives MLKTFRILSVLEGISFLLILFITMPLKYIFDNGAPNKVIGMAHGFLFLAYVVMAIMMKSYMKWNNKTVGIVLLCSIIPFGTFWMDKKYLQST, from the coding sequence ATGCTTAAGACCTTTAGAATTCTCAGTGTATTAGAAGGAATATCATTCTTATTAATCCTTTTTATCACCATGCCATTAAAGTATATATTTGATAATGGAGCACCTAACAAAGTCATAGGGATGGCTCATGGATTTCTATTTCTTGCCTATGTAGTGATGGCAATTATGATGAAATCATATATGAAATGGAACAATAAAACAGTAGGAATCGTCCTTTTATGCTCTATTATTCCATTTGGGACTTTCTGGATGGATAAAAAATATCTCCAGTCTACTTAA